In the genome of Lagopus muta isolate bLagMut1 chromosome 29, bLagMut1 primary, whole genome shotgun sequence, the window TCATTCCCAGAACCACAGCTTGAAGGGCTTCCCACAGTCGTGAGCAACGTCAGAATGAGATTCTCATGAGGCAAGGATTCAGGGGGGAGCAGCTTTTGCTCCCAAATTACTCTCCAAACGTCCTGGCCATCTGACCAGGGCTCTCTGGGATGACGGCATCCAAGGATGCAGCAGATCTGAAGGCTCAGTTGTCCATGATCTTCACTGAAGGTCTGCCAGCCCGCATGGAGCCCAACAGCCACCACCCCAAATTCAGCAGCTCAGCGGGACGGGCGGGCGGCCTCAGCACCAGCCGCTGTGTATGGCTGCATCCCAGGCGTCCCCAGGGCTGCATGCCAGGCCAGAGCAGCACCAACACCCCCCACCTCAGAGGGACGGCCTCctattcttaaaatgttttatttgtaaatggGAGATCACTGCTTTAcgcgggggggggagggggaatcttcaaagagagggaggaggaaaaggaaaacaacaaaatgaatgctagaaagaggaggaggaaaaaaaagagggggagaACCGTGAGAGGGATGGACCCAATTATGCCTCTTCCCTCTGGGCAGAGGTGCATCAGCCCGAGGTGAGCGGCAGCCTGAAGGAAGGACTCACGGCAGCACGGCTCAACGGCCTTCAGGGCAGGGGGCCTCTCAGGGGGCCACGTGGGGGCACCCCAGGGGGTCTCTGAGCCGgccggggggggagggggactCTCTGATAGCCATAGGGCGGGGGGCGAGGGGGGCCGCTGTAGCCGTGGGGTGGCATCAGGGGAGGGGGGGCCGCGCATCCCGTGGTGCGGCATGGGGCCGGGGTGACCTgtggggaaagcagagctgtcagcGACCTCTGTGGGAACAGACAACCGCCCCACAACCGCCCCACAACCGCCCCACAACCGCCCCACAACCGCCCCACAACCGCCCCACAACCGCCCCACACCCAGCCCACGCTTTTAGTTGGTGCCCGCGGGTTGGGGAGCTCACCTGTAAACCAGAAGGTTGATGGAAGCCCCAAGGATCGGCCCTGCGAGGGCTACAGgcctggggctgccctgctcagAACACCTTCATCCCACGGCACCCCATGGCAGGGCTGaccccacagctcagctctcagcGGTGGGTGGCATCGCTCTGGGCCCTCATCCACAGCCCCTCTCGTGGTGACCGGTGCCCAGCCACTCTATGCCAAGCTCCAAGGGGACACGAGGCAACGCTGCCCCTCACTCCCCTCCCCCAAGTCCCTCCTATGACCCCCAGCACAACTGCTGGACACACAGGCCTCAAGAACCCTTCTTTTGGCAAAGCCCAGTTGACATCTCCCCTcaggaaatggggaaaaacaTCAGACTGTGCAGCGCCTGTCCTGCAGGCAACGTCCCACATCCCCAGAAACACGAAAAAAAGCCCTGGGAAACCCCACCAAGCAGCACGGAGCTGCCAGGTCCTGCTCTGAAACGCCTCTCTGCGAGGGCACCGCGCATCACCTCCTTCCCAGCCCTGTTAaggaagggctgcagcaggcactAAACTTGACCGAGGGTCTGACGGACAGAAGATCCACGCTCTGCCTCTGGCAGGCACCAACTTACCCATCGGTGATCCAAAATGAGGCCCTCTGGGTGGCAAACCCATGGGAGGGGGGCCGGGGTGCGGCATGCCGGGTGGGGGCCGAGGGGGGGGGTTGGCCTCCAGAGCCTGGTGGTCCTGGGTGATGCTGGCCCATCCCGGGCGGGCCGTGGTGCACCTGCATGGGAGGCATTCCTGTGGGGATAAAAGGAGCTCAGGGTGTCGCTGCCGCAGCTCCAAGCCCCGCTGCAGCCCATCAGGCCGCGCTGGTTGAAACGGCGGGTATAAAAAAGGGGCCTGACGGCAGTTTTCTCCTCCCAGCCAGGAGATTTAAGGGGAGAAGGCAAGCAGCCCTCctctgaagcacagagaaaggagggaagtgaacaggagctggctgcagcGCGTCAGAACTCAGCCAACTCCGGGAGAAATGCTATTCTCTGTGATGCCAGGTGATTTTTCCACACTGTGTTTTTAgatcagatttctttctcatagAAACAAATAGATCATGATTTAGCAGGCGGATCTTTCAGGTTAAAGCAAGGCTTTCTGGGGGGATTGAACTCGATGATTCTTACCcctctgattctgtgataggcagaaggaagaaaaaccagCAAGTGTGGCACAGCTTTGCACAGGGGCTCAGGGAGAAGCCACCACCTGGGAGATTTCCATCAAGAACCCAAGCATCCGGACTTGGAAGCTcgctctgctctgagcaggaacAAAGCCTGcattcccccccccaccccaacaattctattattttaaactcgtaaggaaacaaaaccaaatcacTGATCGCTTTCTCCTtcccaaaaagaaagaaacaggagcCAGGTGCAGCTCTGTGGAGCAGGCAGCGTGGAGTGGAAGCGCTCACTCAGGCTTCCCCATACAGAGCATAATtggctgctgcacagcctgaAGAGCCGGGCTGTgacagggacagcagcagccatcTGCTCAGCACACGCCAGGGCTGGGATCACACAAAGCCCCCTaatcagccctgcagcccttggGGCAGGGGTTATTATAGAGCAGGGGTTATTATAGAGCAGGGGTTATTACAGAGCAGGGGTTATTACAGAGCAGGCAAGATGAGAAACAATGAAATCAgaactgtttggtttttttcttctttaaagccAATGCAAAACGGATTGAATTCTTGCCTTGAAAGCCACAGAGTCCAGAGGGATAGGCTGCTCAGTCCCCACTGCCACAGGGCTCAAAAGGGAAAGGAATCAAAGAAACCTTTGGTTCTCGTGCCTTGAATTAGCTGCCACCCAGcggagctgcaggctgtgcagagcaggtTCACCCTTCTGTATCACTTCACACCAGAGCCAAATGAGGGTGGCTCAGAGTCTTGTTGATGTCCTTCCAGGCAGGACAGCACCCAAAAAGCCTGCAGTGCAACGGCCTCTGCCCCCCTGTGCCCCACACAGGGACAACGCGTGTCCTGACCCAACCTGGATGCCTCCCACAAGGGAATTATTTCCTGGATCACCAAAACGCTCTTCAGAAATCCTGCTCCAAGCCATTTTTGGCACATTTTAGAACACGCAGAAGAGAAAcccaaaagcagcactgctgacgTGACGTATTTGCTCCTACGCAGAttctccctgtttttcctgGGGAGGAGAGCAGCCACCAGGCTGCcttgtgctgcagagagcaagaTCTTGTGCAAAAATACAGCCAGCACACAAACAAACGCAGCCCAGGGCGCTCAAACAGCCGCTTCTATTCAGCACTGAGCAAAACCAGTGTCTCAGCAGCGAACTGGGGCACCCTCTGCCCTGTCTGCCTGCTCCACCACGGCTGCGCTGTGCTCAGTGCCTCCCAGACACCAGCAGTAATTCCATCCCCGTTTTACAGAAGGGAAACCTCACGGAAGAAACCACAAGAGGGGGTGATTTatccaaggctggaaaaggttCTGCATCTCCCGAGCTCAGTACCTGGCTGCCACGTACCTGGGTGGTGCATTCCTCCTGGTGGGAAGGCGTGCGGGTGAGGCGGGTGCCCTCCGGTGGGTGCAGCCCCAGTGGGGGGGCCGGGGGCACCGGCTCCAGGTGGCATCGGTGGGGGCGGCATGGCAGGAGGCATGCCAGGAGGCATTGCTCCAGGAGGCGGCACCGGCGGGGGAAATGATCCTGGGGGTGGGAGGCCtggaaggagggaaagagagCAGCAATGAAGATTTGGTCGAGTGCAGAAGgatgaaaaacaagcacaaagagTCCCAGGCAAtcaggaaagaagcaaaagcacCATAAGCCACGGCAAACGGAGAAACCAGCAGACTGAAGCACTAGGATCCATCCGCTCCATACTGGGAGAgcacaggctgagctgctgcagcacgaGCAGAATTCCCAAGGATCACAGCCTTGCGATCCTGCAGGGCTCTGCGCTGTCACCAGGAGCACCCACACGTGACACTGAGCAGCTCCACACAGAACAAAGCCTTTCAGCTCTGCCCCAGACACTGCAGTAACAGCAAACGGGTGATGAGACTCGGGAGTCCTGTCAGCACCCAGGGCATCCTGCTGCAAGGAGAAAGCAGGCTGCTTCCACAGACCACAAGGCAgagacaaacacacacacagagcaccaAAACCACCTCTTTTCAACCCAGTGTGCCTCTACCCACCTGGAGGGGTGACGCCAGGTCCCAGAGCAGTGACCACAGGGGTGGggacagatggaggaggaggagcatCGGCAAACAGCTGGTGGGGCCGATCTGCCTGGGAGAGCGGATTCTGAGCGGCCAGGAGCCTCTCAGCAGCTGAGCCGTGCCGCTCGCCTTTGGAATCCTTCTTGAAGGCGTAGGAGACAGTGATGGGCCTGTTGCAGAGGTATTGTCCATTCATGGCCTCGATAGCAGCGTCAGAAGCATCAAAGCTGGCGAAGTTGATAAAGGCATAACCCTTGGAATTGCCCGTGTCTGGATCCCGCATGATTTTGGGTGTCTGTAAGATGACCCCAAAGGCGCTGAAGGTGTCGTACAGCAGCTTCTCGTCGATTTCGGGGTCCAGGTTGCCAATGAAGATGTTGGCCCCCACATCCAGGTTCTTGTTGTGAGCCGAGGCTTTGTTCACTCGGATCGGCTTCCCATACAATTTGATCATGTTCATGATTTTAATGGCGTAATCTGCGTCCTCCTCGCTGAGGAACTCCACGAACCCATAGCCTGCAACAAGGCCCCACACAAAGCTTTAGGTCAGGGCAGAACCATGGCCTGACGctgccccccattgcccccaagGGGAacgctgctcctgcagcccgaaGGCACCAACCCTTCTCGCTTAGAAACCGAGCCCAGGGCTCTCCCAAGACAGAAAGCCCTGCAAATCACTCACCCTCACCTCCCTTCCTGCAACAACTGCTCTCTGACCACACTCCCCCCAAACCCCCCGACTAAAGCATTCTTCTCCACGTGAGCTTTTGGGGAGCGCTGCCACTCACCCTGGTGCTGGCCTGTGACTCGATCCTTGGGCATATGGGTGTTGACCACGGGGCCCGCCTGGAGGAAGAGCTCCCACAGCAGCGGCTCGCTGACCTTCTCGTCCAAACCCCCCACGTACACAGTCGCAtctggagcagagcagaaaagagaCCGAATGAGCAGCGCGCGGGAGCTGCAGGCCTGAGCCTTGAGCGCTCGATGAGGAAGTTATCGGAGGCTGCAGGAGATGCCAGAGCGGAGCCCTGCTGAAGCCGGGAGTCAATACGGCCTCCTTATGCTGTTCCAAATCCGAGGCTCCGCAACGAGACCCTGAGAGAAATCAAAGCCCCTCAGCATCCACGGGGGAGCCGAGATCCGCGAGCCTTCCAACGGACCCACAGAGAACCACAACCGCTGCCTCAGTCAGGAAGGCCGCGCAGCCCCTCCACCTCCCGGTGACCCACAGAACTCCATTCCGACAACCACCCGCTCGCCCTCAGCACCTCAATCGCCCCCCACCGACTCGCCGTCCCCGCGCAGCCCCGCACCGCTCACCCTGGTTCCGCTCCGAGATGGGCCCAGCCGCCATCTTGGCCCGCTCCCTCCCGCGCGGCACCGACGCAACGCGACGTAAGGGGACGTAAGGGGACGTAAAGCGCCGCAGCCTCACGCTGTGACGTCACCACGGCCGCTAATCGGAAGTGACGTTGGCGCCTGAGGGCGGACGCCATGTTGAGTTAGTGACGGAGAGCGGCCTGCACCGCGCCGCTCCCTTGTGTCGCGATATCCCCCGCAGCGCCTCGACAAACCGCGACATTCCTCGGGTGTCggcccccttcctcccccccgGCACGCTCCTCCAATGGCAGCCACACGCCGTTGCCTGCAGAACGCTGTGCTTTAATAGGCAAATACAAACACCGCTGACACGCGGCCCAGCCTCCCCCCCTCCAGCCGCGCCGTGGGGCCGCGGCTCCCTCGTTGTGCTGTGGGTGCAGCCTGAGGAGGGGTCAGAACCGCTCCTCCCCATGGCGCTGATCCCCCCTAAGCCGCGGCAGAGGGGAACCCCAGCGCCACTGCGGGGCCTCCAGTGAAGaatgctgccccatagagccgTGGGCCCCATAAAGCTCTGGGCTCCAAAAAGCCACAGGGCTCAAAAAGCTACAGGCCCCAAAGAGCTGGGAGCCCCCAAAAGCCCCAGGCGCTAATGGACCACAGGCCCCAAAAAGCTGTGGTCCTCAAAAGGCCCCAGCCTGCCCAGAAAAAACACAGGCAATAAAGAGCTGTGGACCTCAAAAAGCTGTAAGCCCCCAGATCCTCAGGTCCCAAAGAGTCATGGTCCCCAAAAAGCCCCAGGGCCCAAAAAAATGCTGGTCCCCCAAAAATTCCCAGGCTTCAAAGAGCCGCAGCCCCAGCGCAGAGCAAAAGGAAGCAGCTGAGCCAGGGGGGCCGCGTCCCTCCACAACCCCCAGACTGGAGGGACCCCGAGGGATGAGTCCACCCCTACAGTGTGTGTCCCTTCAGGGGGCTTCCCACCCTCAGGGCCCCCTGAGACCCTCACCGTGAGGGTGCcagggggctgctggtgggctCAGCGTGGGCCCCATCCTGCTGCCATGCATGGAGCCGgtcctgcagcagagccagctcctccagcagtaGGGCCGGGCATGGCGCCAGGCGGCCACGCTGTGGGGGGCATGTGGGGTCAGGGTGGGGAACTGCAGGGTCGGGATGGAGACGTGGGGTTGGAGAAGCACATAT includes:
- the SF3B4 gene encoding LOW QUALITY PROTEIN: splicing factor 3B subunit 4 (The sequence of the model RefSeq protein was modified relative to this genomic sequence to represent the inferred CDS: deleted 2 bases in 2 codons) yields the protein MAAGPISERNQDATVYVGGLDEKVSEPLLWELFLQAGPVVNTHMPKDRVTGQHQGYGFVEFLSEEDADYAIKIMNMIKLYGKPIRVNKASAHNKNLDVGANIFIGNLDPEIDEKLLYDTFSAFGVILQTPKIMRDPDTGNSKGYAFINFASFDASDAAIEAMNGQYLCNRPITVSYAFKKDSKGERHGSAAERLLAAQNPLSQADRPHQLFADAPPPPSVPTPVVTALGPGVTPPGLPPPGSFPPPVPPPGAMPPGMPPAMPPPPMPPGAGAPGPPTGAAPTGGHPPHPHAFPPGGMHHPGMPPMQVHHGPPGMGQHHPGPPGSGGQPPPRPPPGMPHPGPPPMGLPPRGPHFGSPMGHPGPMPHHGMRGPPPLMPPHGYSGPPRPPPYGYQRVPLPPRPAQRPPGVPPRGPLRGPLP